TTGATTTTTTTAGATACATAGATTATATTATTACTACACTACTACTAGATATAGTGTTTTTCTCAGATACAAATCAAAACCTATGTATTTAAAAAAAAAGACAAAAAGGACCGGCAAATCAAAAATAGAGGAATCATGTAGCAGCATGCATGCTACAATTTCCTGTGCGTGTAATATTATGTGCTTGCTTTCATCAGAGTCCACGAATCTAAATACAAAACTGTAAGGTTATCATTCTACACCCTTAGCTGATCTCCATATTCACCGGCCTTCCGATTTGAAGCCTAGATTAACAACCGGTTGTTAAGCGTCATCACGAGGTAAGATAAGATAAACCAGCGCGTGCAATACGAGTAGCTGCTAGCAAGTTAATAGCCTGTACTGTAACCCTATGTGGGTTCTGCAAACAAGTGATCTAGCATGGACTCACTCCTTTTAGGGCCTGTTCGATTAGCTCTCAATCCACATAGATTAAGTgggattgggtgggtttaaatcccaactaagggcttgttcggttattcccaatacacatgaattggatgagattggaaaaaattgagaagaagtttgacttatttgggattcaaactcatccaatcccactcaatccacatggattgagagctaaccgaacaagccctaagtcaAACCATTTCTTaatttttttccaatctcattcAATTCATaggtaacgggattaaccgaacaaggccttagggggtgtttggtttgaggaatcacttcATCTAAAATATGGTGGTGCATCATGGGTCCATTCCTCAAATTTAGTGGGATAGCcttattcctcatattagtactaactaaataaCTATAAGAATAAGGGGATGATGGATCAACTtaatccattccacaaaccaaacaaaaaagtgagtagtgagaagacgatggactagatcattcctcaaaccaaatagcTTATTAGATGAGTTGTTCCGGCTGCTGTCTTTGCGAGGGATGGATAGCTTATAGTTTTTAGATGGGAAGGAGTGGATGATGGAAAAGATAGCCCGTGGCAGTAATCAAATACGAGCGATACGCGACGCGACCCGTCGTAGCGCCCGCTGACCCCGACCCGAGTGAGTGAGCCACAGCCGCGGAAATACCTGCCTGGATTTTTCTCCGTCCCGTACGCCGTTGCCTTCCGCGATTTTGCCCCCTTGGCGCTTCCGGAGGcgccgaggcaggcaggcagcttccgtgcagtgcagtgcagtgcaggaGGGCTTTGGCCACACGCCCACAGCCTGCTGGGTGCTGGCTGTTGTTGTCGCGCCGGTAGCTAGCGTGCTCCAGGCTCCAGCTAACCTCTGCAGGTTGCTCCGTACCttttttttccaaaaaaaaatCGCTACATGTATTTTGGTCTAAAATGAAAATATCGTACTAGTAAACTAGTAGTGGCTCTGGATTCCTCCTCGCATCTTGGAGAACCCTGCTCGGAAGCGCTTCGGATGGGGATTATCTCGTTGTGCTCGGCAACCTTTTCAGGCCGGTCACCTGATCAGGATAGGGCTATTTAAATTTGTATTTCTAATTTTGTCACCTTCCTCGTTTTTATCCTTAGCCATATTTTTCTTTTTGCGCTCAGTTTTTACACTTCCGCTATATAACACTAGAAGACAAAATCGAGAAAAAAAACACGACTATAGATAAAAATGATGACAGCATCAAAACTGAGCTCATCAGCTTAAAGAAAAACTATTAGAATATGGGAGCCGTTCAAAGTTGTGTATGGGCGGGGCGGGACGGAACCTTAATTTTTTTTTATTATGCTGCCGGTGCTAATAATCTCATCTGGCAGGGGCTTACCTCAGCTGCAAGTGGAAGGTACACCGGGGGATACATGCATCCTAGTGCCAGTACAGTAAtctgtatatatatataaagatgtttttctttctttattGGGTTCTTTGAACTAGATGCACTTTTCGGCCCAAGTTCGATTATGCTACTAGTCAGCTTAATCGCATACGTCATAGACGATGTGATACACAGATGCAACTTCTTTTTTCTTTACGTGTTATTATGTACGGGGCCTCGGTACTGTTGGCTACATGATTATTTATGGCCTGTTTGATTTTCTTTAGTctagagactaaagtttagttcctaAAATGTTTGGTTCTAAGGGCTAAAATCAGTAAGAATATACTCATGACTCATAAAAAGACTAAAATGGTCTTTAACGTTCTCCtgctattagtacaattgaaTTAAACGAGGGATAAATATGGAATTAATATGATTTAATATATTTTAGCACATATGTGAAGAACTAAACTAAAGattaaatcattttagtccatattttagacTTAGTATTTGATAAAAAAAAGGACTAAATGAGattaaaaactagagactaatctttagtccctctaaccaaacaccccctcagTGTGTACTTAGTTTAAACAAGTGGCACGTTTGTTCCGATCGTCTGGAATATCGGTGCAGAAACGTGCAGCACTGGTACGAGAAACCGCGGCAGAACACACATGCGCAGAGCTGTGACCTGAGATGGTAGTACAGCTGTTTTCAAGTGCAGAAGAATGGAGTCAAGGATTGCGGTTGGCGCTTCGCTCCCTTCCTTCGACCGGCCTCAAACAGCCAGTCTTTGGTGGAGCTACACCTGGGTCCCATCCTTAGTTTGCATGCCGTTAGCGGTTACAGTGGCAGCTTCAAGGTCAACCACTATTATAACCCCATACATATTGAGAGTCAACACTATAATAATAATAAGCTCAAGACTTTTTGCTACCATTACAAAGTCAACGGCCATGCTCTGTTTTTTTCCCAATCTGCTCTGTTTCGTTAATAGAAGCAGCAGTAACCTTTGTGCAGTTACCAAATTGTGGCACAGGACACGACGAGAACGAGAAAAGGTAAAAACCGAAAGTACAGCGACCACTAGTCCTAGCCTAGTAGCTCCAGAGCGGCAATTCGGAAGCCACGCCGTCGTCGCATAACGCGGGGACAATGGGCGGTGGCTCCACGAGCATCGCCTGCGCCAAGTTCGCGTAGTACAGGTCCCAGCTCATGCCACCGAACATGTCCAGCTCGAACGGCGAGTCGTCGTCGGTGGTGGTGGCCGAGGAGGACTCGTCGCCGTCCTTGTCGTTGGGCGACGTCGAGGACGCGGCCGAGAGCgcgtccccctcctcctcctcgcgGCGGCGCAGGAAGCTCTCCACGGCCTCCGCCACGGCGCGGCGGACGTCGGCGAGGCTGGCGTACGAGGCCGTCGGCACGGCGAGCAGCCACGCCGAGTCCGCGAAGTTGAGGCGCGCGGCGCCGGCGGCGACGGCGAGCATCGCGGCGTCGTGCGCGCGGGCCGCGGCCTCGGCGGTGTCGAAGGTGCCGAGCCAGAGCCTGCAGCCGCGCCTCCCGGGCACGCGCACCTCGCAGACCCaccgcccggcgcggccccggcgccgCACGCCGCGGAACACCGGGTGCCGCGTC
This portion of the Zea mays cultivar B73 chromosome 2, Zm-B73-REFERENCE-NAM-5.0, whole genome shotgun sequence genome encodes:
- the LOC100286313 gene encoding Dehydration-responsive element-binding protein 1A is translated as MCPIKRETTSAESGSPCSSSTSTSSSSEHHQTAWASPPKKRPAGRTKFRETRHPVFRGVRRRGRAGRWVCEVRVPGRRGCRLWLGTFDTAEAAARAHDAAMLAVAAGAARLNFADSAWLLAVPTASYASLADVRRAVAEAVESFLRRREEEEGDALSAASSTSPNDKDGDESSSATTTDDDSPFELDMFGGMSWDLYYANLAQAMLVEPPPIVPALCDDGVASELPLWSY